One window of Nymphaea colorata isolate Beijing-Zhang1983 chromosome 1, ASM883128v2, whole genome shotgun sequence genomic DNA carries:
- the LOC116266646 gene encoding putative disease resistance protein RGA3 produces MTSDRIRIPAASSSFPQYGDILPDLMLSYVDLPASLKSCFVYCCIYSKDYEIEMDLLAMQWVAHGLIEEKKGMDVEVTANQCIDDLINRCMTEETEEGDVKLHDTLHDLASYIGRKEYSHASPTEHTSHLSLLDVDDAETSMHNVSLVANKLHTLFCAFLPSEQFTNIKWLRVLSLEECEMDELPNSIECVSLLKYLNLSYSDVKRLPSSIDRLWNLQTLDLSYSKIEEVPEEIGKLCNLRYLGLEEDRRGCNIKVLKDLNNLTGKLSIEGLGAARKEVNLGEAQLLKEKHLLTGLKFDFEEQHDDKVADASEQSCILEALEPPHCLKNLKIRHYKGEMPSWYLKTDYTKLRILKLENCPLSEKLISITSLEKLELNKCPAVCEIASMPSLKSLKIGSCDGLNTIGHDMPALESLEVDGCGRLEQVADDHMPALKMLNLTNLKAVKQLPTHLPSLEVLTVQDLPNWEGWPAIGSRETTISMPRLREAGLENCPKMQTQGLLYALSEQEHDYEPRLQELRVWDCPSARLGWKLLKQLPNLTDLRLDREALESTLPSPLPSEVSTFLPSLEHLTLTDANVDKLKWGRVPEWVWGLSQLDSLGLQGFTEEISLGGHWQCLQELVRLELYDFPNLKSLVDINNTTSLQNDAVATTSPTDAKEQLACLLNLEDLVVSCCPAVDLPQELRDSLEDRLHIETERA; encoded by the exons atgacatccgatcggattcgaatTCCTGCGGCCTCATCATCTTTCCCTCAATATGGTGACATTCTTCCTGATCTCATGCTGAGCTATGTTGACTTGCCAGCGtctttgaagagttgttttgtatattgttgCATTTATtcaaaggattatgagatagAAATGGACTTATTGGCCATGCAATGGGTGGCGcatggattgattgaggaaaagaaaggcatggatgtggaagtgacagcaAACCAATGTATTGATGATTTGATAAATAGGTGCATGActgaagaaactgaagaaggGGATGTAAAACTGCATGACactttgcatgaccttgcctcaTATATAGGTAGAAaggaatatagccatgcctcTCCTACTGAGCACACCAGCCATCTGTCATTGCTTGATGTAGATGATGCAGAGACGTCCATGCATAATGTTTCATTAGTAGCAAATAAGTTGCACACATTGTTCTGTGCATTCTTGCCGTCGGAACAATTCACCAAcatcaagtggttgagggtgttgtcattggaGGAATGTGAAATGGATGAGCTGCCAAATTCCATTGAATGTGTTTCACTACTAAAGTATCTCAATCTAAGCTATTCAGATGTGAaacggttgcccagttcaatcgacAGACTTTGGAACTTGCAAACGTTGGATTTAAGttatagtaaaattgaagaggTGCCCGAGGAAATAGGTAAACtatgcaacttgaggtatcttgggctggAAG AGGATAGAAGAGGATGTAATATTAAGGtactaaaagacttgaacaaccTAACGGGAAAATTGTCCATAGAAGGTTTGGGGGCTGCTAGAAAGGAAGTCAATTTAGGAGAAGCccaattgcttaaggagaagcatctTCTAACTGGTTTGAAATTTGACTTTGAGGAACAACATGATGACAAAGTTGCTGATGCTTCTGAACAGAGTTGTAtactggaggctttggaacctccacattGCCTCAAGAACTTGAAGATACGTCATTATAAAGGAGAGATGCCAAGTTGGTATTTGAAGACCGACTACACCAAGCTGCGGatattgaagctagaaaattgCCCTTTATcggaaaaactaataagcattacttCATTGGAAAAACTAGAGCTCAATAAATGCCCAGCAGTGTGTGAAATAGCGAGCATGCCTTCTCTCAAATCCTTGAAGATTGGGAGCTGTGATGGACTCAACACAATTGGTCatgacatgcctgccttggagtcattggaggtggACGGATGTGGTAGactagagcaagtagctgatgatcacatgccagcTTTGAAGATGTTGAATTTGACTAATCTGAAGGCTGTGAAGCAGCTTCCTACTCatcttccttcacttgaggTACTGACAGTACAGGATTTGCCCAATTGGGAGGGATGGCCAGCAATTGGATCGAGGGAAACAACAATTTCTATGCCACGCTTAAGAGAGGCGGGTCTTGAAAATTGTCCAAAGATGCAAACACAAGGCTTGCTTTATGCTCTATCCGAGCAGGAGCATGACTATGAGCCTCGGCTCCAAGAATTAAGAGTGTGGGattgcccaagtgcaagattgggatggaaattgctcaAGCAATTGCCTAACCTCACTGACTTGAGATTGGATAGGGAAGCTTTGGAATCTACactgccatcgccattgccatcagAAGTATCAACGTTTCTACCCTCCCTTGAGCATCTAACTTTGACAGACGCGAATGTTGATAAGCTaaaatggggaagggtgcctgagtgggtgtggggtctctcccaactagATTCATTAGGCCTGCAAGGTTTCACTGAGGagatcagcttgggaggccactggcagtGTCTACAAGAACTGGTGCGTCTGGAGCTTTATGACTTTCCCAATCTCAAGTCCCTGGTGGACATCAATAATACTACTTCCctacaaaatgatgcagtagccaCAACAAGTCCCACGGATGCAAAGGAACAGCTTGCTTGCCTCTTGAATCTTGAAGACCTAGTTGTTTCCTGCTGCCCCGCAGTCGATCTGCCGCAAGAATTAAGGGACTCTCTTGAGGACAGGTTACACATAGAAACAGAAAGGGCTTGA